The Thermosynechococcus sp. HN-54 DNA segment GTGGATGTCAGCCCTCGCCGTACACCGGCACGACCCACAATTGACTACAGTGCCCTCGACGACACGGACGACAAAGAAGGGGCAACGACATTCTAAACACTCAGAACTGAGTCAGCTTGTTTGGGGGCGATCGCCCCCTTGATCCATTCACCGCCAAAGGATTTGTGAGTTTATGCCCAGAATCGAGCAACGCTTTGATTATGTAAAAGTGTCTCTCGCATCACCGGAGCGCATCATCCAATGGGGACAGCGCACCCTCCCCAACGGTCAAGTGGTGGGCGAGGTCACCAAGCCAGAAACGATTAACTATCGCACGCTCAAGCCAGAGATGGATGGCCTCTTCTGTGAGCGGATTTTTGGTCCTGCTAAGGATTGGGAGTGCCACTGCGGTAAATACAAGCGAGTGCGCCATCGCGGCATTGTCTGCGAGCGCTGTGGCGTTGAAGTCACCGAATCGCGGGTGCGCCGCCATCGCATGGGCTACATTAAATTGGCTGCTCCAGTGACCCATGTCTGGTACCTCAAGGGGATTCCCAGCTACATGGCGATCCTGCTCGATATGCCCCTGCGGGATGTAGAACAAATTGTCTATTTCAACTCCTACGTAGTGCTAGATCCGGGCAATCACCCCGCCCTCAGCTACAAGCAGCTCCTGAGCGAAGATCAGTGGCAGGAGATTGAAGAAGAGATCTACAGCGAAGACTCGGAGCTAGAGGGCATTGAGGTGGGCATTGGGGCTGAAGCCATTCAACGCCTGCTTCAGGATTTAGATCTGCAAGCGGAGGCCGACCAACTGCGGCAGGAAATCCTCAACTCCAAGGGTCAAAAACGCGCCAAGCTGATCAAACGGCTGCGGGTCATTGATAACTTTATTGCCACTGGTTCCAAGCCGGAATGGATGGTCTTGACGGTGATTCCCGTGATTCCACCGGATCTGCGGCCAATGGTGCAGTTGGACGGGGGGCGCTTTGCTACCTCTGACCTCAATGACTTGTACCGCCGCGTCATTAACCGCAACAACCGCCTTGCCCGGCTGCAAGAGATCCTTGCGCCAGAAATTATTGTCCGCAATGAGAAGCGGATGCTCCAAGAGGCTGTGGATGCCCTGATTGACAATGGTCGTCGCGGTCGTACGGTGGTGGGCGCCAATAACCGTCCCCTGAAGTCCCTTTCCGACATTATTGAGGGGAAACAGGGTCGCTTCCGCCAAAACCTGCTTGGGAAACGGGTGGACTACTCTGGTCGTTCGGTGATTGTGGTGGGGCCAAAACTGCAAATGCACCAGTGCGGCCTGCCTCGGGAAATGGCCATTGAACTCTTCCAGCCCTTTGTGATTCACCGCTTGATTCGCCAACAAATTGTCAACAACATTAAGGCAGCGAAGCGGATGATCCAGCGCAACGACCCCCAAATTTGGGATGTGCTGGAGGAGGTGATTGAGGGTCACCCGGTGCTGCTCAACCGTGCGCCGACACTCCACCGTTTGGGGATTCAGGCCTTTGAGCCAATTCTGGTAGAAGGGCGTGCCATTCAACTGCACCCCTTGGTGTGTCCTGCCTTCAACGCGGACTTTGACGGTGACCAAATGGCAGTGCAC contains these protein-coding regions:
- a CDS encoding DNA-directed RNA polymerase subunit gamma, with product MPRIEQRFDYVKVSLASPERIIQWGQRTLPNGQVVGEVTKPETINYRTLKPEMDGLFCERIFGPAKDWECHCGKYKRVRHRGIVCERCGVEVTESRVRRHRMGYIKLAAPVTHVWYLKGIPSYMAILLDMPLRDVEQIVYFNSYVVLDPGNHPALSYKQLLSEDQWQEIEEEIYSEDSELEGIEVGIGAEAIQRLLQDLDLQAEADQLRQEILNSKGQKRAKLIKRLRVIDNFIATGSKPEWMVLTVIPVIPPDLRPMVQLDGGRFATSDLNDLYRRVINRNNRLARLQEILAPEIIVRNEKRMLQEAVDALIDNGRRGRTVVGANNRPLKSLSDIIEGKQGRFRQNLLGKRVDYSGRSVIVVGPKLQMHQCGLPREMAIELFQPFVIHRLIRQQIVNNIKAAKRMIQRNDPQIWDVLEEVIEGHPVLLNRAPTLHRLGIQAFEPILVEGRAIQLHPLVCPAFNADFDGDQMAVHVPLSIEAQAEARMLMLASNNILSPATGKPIITPSQDMVLGCYYLTAENPKLPDYSDRYYANFQDVVMAYEQGHLPLHAFVWVRYDGEVDDGDTSEPQITTYEDGSRLLEYPLRRVKEDANGQLISQYIRTTPGRIIYNQTIQEALAS